The Lepeophtheirus salmonis chromosome 1, UVic_Lsal_1.4, whole genome shotgun sequence genome has a segment encoding these proteins:
- the LOC121131826 gene encoding WD repeat-containing protein 26, with product MSAARSPPRKRVRSSHNPVVMESCDNETTGTSTTIASRSSSNNKNNYVHPSKNNFISNNNSICSDDDLFQEEEENEEEISCALIRKIPRRSAMLDTTEREVVRIIGQHLTNIGLKTSADVLMREAGCTLDQPKAATFKKLVMNGNWSESVKTLEDLKPHLENPGNLVEMKFLLLEQKYLEFLSNGNYIEALKVLQCEISPLQRNRERTHELSSYLMLSSPEDLAGVTSTCRPSTRPELMDRLQAYLPASIMLPPRRLTTLLAQAAEYQIDRCLYHNKVPAVERTNDSSRWKTDACYLPVDHQCSKKEFPCETIQILSEHCDEVWYCRFSPDGLKLATGSKDNTVIIWDFDPLTLKLKQNKTLTGHNRGVSYFAWSPDSTRLAVCGPEDSEEVNIWDVESGKLDGKISNSSDDSLTAVSWSPDGTKITCGGNRGNFFHCDTKGQLIDSWEGVRVQCLAFRGSGKAILAADTHHRIRSYSFDELVDHTILQEDHGIMTFSLDADDRHALLNIATQGIHMWDIEQKVLVRKFVGITQGFYTIHSCFGGVNQNFIASGSEDNKVYIYHVKRSTPIAVLSGHTRTVTSVSWNPVYPEVLVSASDDSTVRVWGPCEKYRRKVSTCSTLNGELINTNNTTTTTSSSTTSSSSSSSTSNGPEDSHSLDGDVSSNGLV from the exons ATGTCGGCGGCTAGATCCCCTCCGAGGAAGCGGGTCAGGAGCAGTCATAATCCCGTAGTTATGGAGTCTTGCGACAATGAAACGACCGGTACGAGTACGACTATCGCCTCCAGATCTTCTTCCAACAACAAGAATAACTATGTTCATCCttctaaaaacaatttcatatccaacaataattcaatttgttcCGATGATGATCTGTTTCAAGAAGAGGAAGAGAATGAAGAAGAAATCTCGTGTGCCCTCAtaagaaaaattccaagaaGATCTGCTATGTTAGATACTACTGAGCGAGAGGTCGTTAGAATAATAGGACAACATTTAACAAATATAGGCTTAAAAACCTCGGCTGATGTTCTCATGAGAGAAGCTGGCTGTACTCTGGATCAACCCAAGGCTGCCACCTTTAAGAAACTCGTCATGAATGGCAATTGGTCTGAATCAGTGAAAA cacttGAAGATTTAAAACCTCACTTAGAAAACCCTGGAAATTTGGtcgaaatgaaatttttgttactTGAGCAGAAGTATCTTGAGTTTTTATCAAATGGAAATTATATTGAGGCTTTAAAG GTATTACAATGTGAGATATCTCCGCTTCAAAGAAATCGAGAGCGAACTCATGAGCTATCAAGCTATTTGATGCTTTCAAGCCCAGAAGACCTTGCTGGAGTTACTTCCACATGTCGCCCTTCAACCCGTCCGGAACTTATGGATCGATTGCAAGCATATTTGCCGGCTTCAATCATGCTCCCTCCCAGAAGACTGACAACACTACTCGCTCAAGCGGCAGAATATCAAATTGATCGTTGCCTCTATCACAATAAAGTCCCTGCAGTTGAAAGGACCAACGATTCTTCCAGATGGAAAACAGATGCATGCTATTTGCCTGTGGATCACCaatgttcaaaaaaagaatttccttgtgaaacaattcaaattttatcagAACACTGCGATGAAGTTTGGTACTGCCGATTTTCACCGGATGGCCTTAAGTTAGCCACCGGATCTAAAGACAATACTGTTATTATCTGGGATTTTGATCCTCTAActcttaaattaaaacaaaacaaaacactcACAGGGCATAATAGAGGGGTCTCTTATTTTGCTTGGAGTCCTGATAGTACAAGATTGGCCGTTTGTGGTCCTGAAGATTCTGAGGAG gtaaATATTTGGGATGTTGAATCTGGGAAGCTTGACGGTAAAATATCGAATTCTAGTGATGACTCTTTGACTGCTGTTTCATGGTCACCGGATGGCACAAAAATAACATGTGGTGGTAACCgtggaaattttttccattgCGATACTAAAGGCCAGCTAATTGACTCATGGGAAGGAGTTCGGGTCCAGTGTTTAGCGTTTAGAGGTTCGGGTAAAGCCATTTTGGCAGCTGATACCCATCATCGTATACGCAGCTATAGTTTTGACGAACTGGTGGATCACACCATACTGCAAGAAGATCACGGCATCATGACTTTCTCATTAGATGCTGATGATCGACATGCCCTGCTTAATATAGCAACTCAAGGTATTCATATGTGGGATATCGAACAAAAAGTACTAGTGAGAAAATTTGTGGGTATCACACAAGgattttatacaatacattCTTGTTTTGGAGGAGTCAATCAAAATTTCATAGCCTCTGGCTCGGAGGAcaacaaagtatatatatatcacgTTAAACGCTCTACACCGATTGCCGTACTATCTGGACATACGCGGACGGTCACCTCAGTGAGTTGGAATCCAGTTTATCCTGAAGTACTCGTTTCTGCCTCAGACGATAGTACTGTTCGTGTTTGGGGCCCTTgtgaaaaatatagaagaaaagtAAGTACGTGTTCCACTCTGAATGGAGAGCTCATCAATACCAACAACACCACAACAACCACTTCCTCCTCGACGACATCCTCATCATCATCTAGTTCTACATCCAATGGCCCCGAAGATAGTCATTCCCTGGACGGAGACGTATCATCCAACGGGCTGGTTTAA